The genomic stretch TTGTAATATCCTTCTCCTTAGCTGCTCTAATAACATCTTCATAAACTATAGGACCTCTAGGATACTCATGAGGAGGAGCATTGCCAAGTACAATAATAAATCTATTATCTGATTTCCAATCAAATTGAGTAACAGCAGCATTAACTCCTTCAAATACCGCTTCAGGATAATCTCCTCCACCCCCAACATTAATACTTTCAAGAATATTATGTAAATATTCTTTACTATTAAAATCAAAAGATCGTGTTAAAAAATCTTCAAGATAGTCCTTATAAAACACAAAACCTATTCTATAAGACTTAAACTGATTCAATTGAGGTTCTACCATGTCAAGAAGGTGTTCTCGTAAAATTTCAATATGATTTTTCATACTATCAGTAACATCAATAACAAAAACTAGATCTAAATCAACAAGTGGATCTTCTGATTTTTCTAAAATATCTTTTATTTTATCAACAATATCAAGTCCTTTATTTGCAGTAACAACATCATCAGCAAATCTAGAAAATCCCTCTTCTAAAACACTATTTTCAACTATATTTTCTCGTTGCGTATCCCCAAAAAACAATTCATAAGCATTATCTTTATATTGACCTAAATAATCATTATATTTTTTTTCAAAAGTTCTAATTGAAAACCAAAAAGGTTCCTTATTTCTTTTTAAAATTTCCAAATCGATATCTCCACTTCTTGTTGAAAAATTTGGAAATCCATACCTCAATTTTTTAGGTATTAAAATATGAAAAGCTTCTCCAAATCTTTTATTTTGCACAGGAGTAGAAGATGTTAAAGATAAAAGACTTCTATTTTGAATAACTCGACCATTTAAAATTCTAATTTCATCACCATTAATATTATTATATTCTAATGTTCTAAATGAATAAGTAGAAGCATCTTTATTTTTATCTGGAATTTCAAAAGATTCGGTTAAAATAACTGATTTAATATTTGGTTTTTTTCTAATAAAAAGATGAAATCCATCATCATGAGCTTCAACATAAACATCATCAATATTAATACTCAAGTGATCATGCGATTCAGAAAACAAATTAAATACAATAAACAAGAAAATAATAAAGCAAGCTTTTCTCATATAAACCCTTACACATTAATCGGACAATTCTACAATGTCCTTAAGCTGATAAATTATAAAGATCTAAAGATTATCAGCTAAATTATCATAAAATAAAATCTTTAAACCTGTAAAATCATTTTTAAATACGCTTCTAAGATTTAAACTAGCAAGATCTCTTTTAACATTTTTCATCATATCCTCATCACGATTTAAGAGATCAAATATTCTAGAAGATTCTGTTAAATTTGCAATTCCTGAATCAAAAAGATCATGATCTATAATAACACCAGACTTAACCTTATTGCCAAGAGATGCTATTATCTCAACAACTCCAAGATTATTATAAACTTCAATTTCTCTTAGCAACAAAGCTTTATGATGATCATTTCCTTTAGGTCTCAAACTTAAAATACTGGATTTCTCTGATTCCAAATTTTGCAATACTCTTAAATAATAACTCCTAGAAGCTTCAAAATCACCCATTTTATAAAGAACAGATGCTATTGAATTTAAAACTTTATTACTATTTGCAAATCCAGACATATTTTCAACTTTGAATAGCGAAGTTAATGCATCCTTATAATTATTTTCCTTATAACTAAGTAATGCTAATTTATAGTAAACATCTGGTGAATTAATCCCTTCATTTATTGCCATTTTATAAGAAGATATGGCTGATTGAAAACCATTTAAAGTTTTAAATATATCTCCTTGCTTTTCATAAATTAAAGCAAGTTCTCTCGAAGCTTTAATAAGGCCATTTCTTTTATAAAAATCATATTCATTTAAAGCCAAACTGACAATATTACTTGCTTTAAGTGTATCATTTCCCTTCTCATAAATATCTGATAAAATCCTATAAGCAATAATCTTGTCACTAGCATTATTAATTAAATCTTCTTGTCTAAAACCGTTTATAGCCGTTAATAAATATCCTTCTGACTTTTTCAAATCTCCCATATAATAAAAATATCTACCACTTTCAAATAATGCCTTATTATAATCAGGATTTTTTAATAAAATTCTCCTAAGAATATATTCAATCTCCGAATTAAGATTAACATCATTTAAAATATCAGAAACACTCTTGCCACTATTTATTTTAAAATTAGAAAACTCTTTATTAAGTAAATTCATTTGAGCATTTAAATATTTTAAATTTCTAGAGAGAGCATTTATTCGCTTATTATAAACTGTAAATTCTACATATTTATCTATCAATTTCTTAACATACTTAGTATAAACTACCTCATCAATATCTAATTCCTGATTTGTTTTAATAAAAGCATTTACATTGTCAGCCTCTCTCTCAGCACCAGCTTCAATATAAGCATCAAAAAGCTTAAATAAAACTTCCTTCTTATGATGTCCATACTTTGAAAGTAAAATGGTATAATCATTTATACTATTTCTATAATACATAGGATCCACTTGAGCCCACTGAAAATAATTCTCACCCTTAGCCATTAATGCCTCATAATCATAAATATCGTAAGATATAACTTCATCCAAAATCGAATTAGCATCAGAATATTCACCAAGCCTCATCTTCATAAAAGCATAAGATATATACCCATCTTTATCAAAAATTTTTCGTCTTCTCTTAGAAGCACCCTCAGAAAATGGGTCAACAGTAAACAATTCTTCATATTTTTCCTCAGCACTATCAAAATCCTTTATACTCTCAAAAGCCTTAGCATAAGTTAAAAACCACTTTCTATTAGGACGCATATAATATGCATCCTTAAAAGTAGCTTTAGCAAGTTCTCTTTTATTTTCATATATATATGAAATTCCTTCTTTATATTTTTTATCAGATGCAATATAAAAAAACATAATATCTACTAAAAAATAAAACGACAAAAAGGTTAATACAATAAAAAAAGAGGCAATTTTTAATATTGGTGTTAAGGCTTTAGAAAGTCTATAACTAAATTGCTTCTCCAGTTTGCTAAATTCTTCTGCCTTATAATACATAATGGGCAATTTAACAGATCTGCCAATAATATCTCCAACAAATTTAGCAATAAAATTGAGCCCTTTTTTATTTTGCTCAACAAGATCAACTAATGCCTCAATTTTATACTTAGAAACATTTTCTAACATTAATGCTTCGGCAATAGCAATTCTCAAATTTCTAGGATAAGAATCTAAATGTTTAAAAAATAAAGAATAATTAACTTTAAAATCAGAATCCTCAAAAATTTTGTTCTCTTGATCCTTTAAAGATTGAAAATCACCTGTAAGATTAGACCAATCTTTCTCCTCTTTAGTATTAGGATCTAAAGAATCATCACTAGAATCAAACTTATTAGAAGAAATTTCATCATCTGCTTCCTTGATTTTACTAATCATATACTCAAGATCAAAATCATCATTATTATAATCTTGAGATTCCTGAGTAGAACTATCATCATTTTCAAAAGGATTTTCAAAATCAGAAGAATTTGAATTTAAACCATTCTCTACATTTGAATTTTGAACATTATCATCATCATCAACATTATTACCAGAATTATCTAAATTCAAATTAATAGCATCATCCAAACTTACAGAATTATCATCAAGAACTTTATCTAAAGTTTCCTCAAAATGTGAACCTAAAACATCAAAATCCTCATTTAAATTATCAAATTCAGAATCAATTTCTACATTTTCGGAATTTTTTAAAAGATTAATATCATTTTCACTAGCTTCACTCTTTTGTCCTTCCTCATTATCAAGAACACCAAGAATAGCATCTAAATCTGGGCCTTCATCATGTTCTTCATCAAAATCAACAACTTCTTCTTGTTCTTCCCAAGGAAGAATAGACTCACCATCCTTTGGAGGGTCAATATCCATTGTAATGCCAAAACTATCTTTTCTAGCTTTCTCATCAGCAATATTATCTATTATT from Borrelia duttonii Ly encodes the following:
- a CDS encoding VWA domain-containing protein gives rise to the protein MRKACFIIFLFIVFNLFSESHDHLSINIDDVYVEAHDDGFHLFIRKKPNIKSVILTESFEIPDKNKDASTYSFRTLEYNNINGDEIRILNGRVIQNRSLLSLTSSTPVQNKRFGEAFHILIPKKLRYGFPNFSTRSGDIDLEILKRNKEPFWFSIRTFEKKYNDYLGQYKDNAYELFFGDTQRENIVENSVLEEGFSRFADDVVTANKGLDIVDKIKDILEKSEDPLVDLDLVFVIDVTDSMKNHIEILREHLLDMVEPQLNQFKSYRIGFVFYKDYLEDFLTRSFDFNSKEYLHNILESINVGGGGDYPEAVFEGVNAAVTQFDWKSDNRFIIVLGNAPPHEYPRGPIVYEDVIRAAKEKDITIYGILLK
- the flcA gene encoding periplasmic flagellar collar protein FlcA, whose amino-acid sequence is MPDIEKINKFKKEIIDNIADEKARKDSFGITMDIDPPKDGESILPWEEQEEVVDFDEEHDEGPDLDAILGVLDNEEGQKSEASENDINLLKNSENVEIDSEFDNLNEDFDVLGSHFEETLDKVLDDNSVSLDDAINLNLDNSGNNVDDDDNVQNSNVENGLNSNSSDFENPFENDDSSTQESQDYNNDDFDLEYMISKIKEADDEISSNKFDSSDDSLDPNTKEEKDWSNLTGDFQSLKDQENKIFEDSDFKVNYSLFFKHLDSYPRNLRIAIAEALMLENVSKYKIEALVDLVEQNKKGLNFIAKFVGDIIGRSVKLPIMYYKAEEFSKLEKQFSYRLSKALTPILKIASFFIVLTFLSFYFLVDIMFFYIASDKKYKEGISYIYENKRELAKATFKDAYYMRPNRKWFLTYAKAFESIKDFDSAEEKYEELFTVDPFSEGASKRRRKIFDKDGYISYAFMKMRLGEYSDANSILDEVISYDIYDYEALMAKGENYFQWAQVDPMYYRNSINDYTILLSKYGHHKKEVLFKLFDAYIEAGAEREADNVNAFIKTNQELDIDEVVYTKYVKKLIDKYVEFTVYNKRINALSRNLKYLNAQMNLLNKEFSNFKINSGKSVSDILNDVNLNSEIEYILRRILLKNPDYNKALFESGRYFYYMGDLKKSEGYLLTAINGFRQEDLINNASDKIIAYRILSDIYEKGNDTLKASNIVSLALNEYDFYKRNGLIKASRELALIYEKQGDIFKTLNGFQSAISSYKMAINEGINSPDVYYKLALLSYKENNYKDALTSLFKVENMSGFANSNKVLNSIASVLYKMGDFEASRSYYLRVLQNLESEKSSILSLRPKGNDHHKALLLREIEVYNNLGVVEIIASLGNKVKSGVIIDHDLFDSGIANLTESSRIFDLLNRDEDMMKNVKRDLASLNLRSVFKNDFTGLKILFYDNLADNL